The Vitis riparia cultivar Riparia Gloire de Montpellier isolate 1030 chromosome 3, EGFV_Vit.rip_1.0, whole genome shotgun sequence genome includes a region encoding these proteins:
- the LOC117911004 gene encoding probable disease resistance protein At1g58602 produces the protein MKMNDKPARNTIDWAEVDDTADLVKIVLSRIIEKLCVVCIQEPAVFFGVEQEVQWIQRELMDARVKYSYVPEQLMDVAYDFEDVIDDLILRSAAKQRRIGNWERCLSVIRIHKKLELIKSKIPDLPRLPYIEAMSACSFNNSIEEIVWSKIFLIHGQSVANTVVSPVEEKVSALLAQEAIHPYTKKKAMRVLDKLRSLNGFLKGLESVELDDGGMVWMEELSHVCLSAVVAIEDFINRTQQLTKRSWMGPSKGFLSAFGKFKSQDKLAVEMDKIYAKIQNLSIHRPTAVNSQGQSRNPKFTLGSTERIPRQPTTQEPDLASFGDDVHAMIARLLTDDQNFRVIPIMGMQGIGKTTLANLIFNHKAVVDHFPFAAWRSDGYRFQLRNKGELLQSGRSQCRVWSNQYEMQRLIPFLINDRSLIVVDNWNFLVDDLEMLPDALNGSRIILTTCETKLPPNLKMKSDPHPLRLRTNEESWALFTHALKFSLPPELLKLEDQIAKRCGGLPLLIVKLAEALSHKDATIEEWSTALQQFHHDQQQLWPNTLYKIHKDLSLYMRRCLFYFTLFPQDFDIPARRLITLWVAEDLVQPEGENETPENVGERCLNFLIAQGMVQVTKKKLNGNVKMVRLPDPLRQYWSSKAQQATFLGVHTNTRSDLFLGTNKILRLVDHLDKEDISFNHIHESKPGEEVGNFLRQSISSGCFLVLLVLDLENVFRPKLPEAMGKLTRLRYLGLRSTFLEILPSSISKLQNVQTLDMKHTCINALPYSIWKLQQLRHLHLSESCRSKLMLQHDTNIPTILQTLCGLLVDEETPVRDGLDRLLDIRKLGLTVSSKQEAITLQLQAVVDWVLKLNQLRSLRLKSIDESNQPWDLELKPLVSLVNLSYIYLLGRLRNPSIMSQFPYSLIDLTLSGSGLVEDPIQSLDKLPNLRSLKLLAKSYLGKNMLCSLGGFPQLRVLKLWKLEQLEEWNVEKGALRAVRDLEIRFCRSLKILPAELLHKTLLKIEIISAQ, from the exons ATGAAGATGAACGACAAACCAGCCAGGAACACTATAGATTGGGCGGAGGTAGATGACACAGCAGATTTGGTGAAGATAGTCTTGTCGAGGATCATAGAGAAACTCTGTGTTGTGTGTATTCAAGAACCAGCAGTTTTCTTTGGAGTCGAACAAGAGGTCCAATGGATCCAAAGAGAGTTGATGGACGCTCGGGTAAAATATAGTTATGTGCCAGAGCAATTAATGGATGTTGCCTATGATTTTGAAGATGTGATTGATGACCTTATACTCAGATCAGCCGCAAAGCAAAGGAGAATAGGAAACTGGGAGAGGTGCCTTTCGGTAATAAGAATTCACAAGAAGCTGGAATTGATCAAGTCTAAGATCCCTGATCTTCCTCGTCTCCCATATATAGAAGCAATGAGTGCCTGCTCCTTTAACAACAGTATTGAAGAAATAGTCTGGTCAAAGATCTTCTTGATACATGGTCAGAGTGTGGCAAACACAGTTGTTTCCCCAGTGGAAGAGAAGGTATCAGCTCTGCTAGCACAGGAGGCAATTCATCCCTATACCAAGAAGAAGGCCATGCGGGTACTAGACAAACTCAGGTCTCTGAATGGTTTTCTCAAAGGCTTAGAATCAGTAGAATTAGATGATGGTGGAATGGTTTGGATGGAGGAGCTGTCCCATGTTTGCCTGTCTGCTGTGGTAGCCATTGAGGACTTCATCAACAGAACACAACAGCTCACGAAAAGAAGTTGGATGGGACCTTCCAAGGGATTTCTTTCGGCTTTTGGCAAATTCAAATCTCAGGATAAGCTTGCTGTGGAGATGGACAAAATATATGCCAAGATCCAAAACCTCTCTATCCACAGGCCAACAGCAGTCAACTCACAAGGTCAAAGTAGGAACCCAAAGTTTACCTTGGGTTCCACCGAGCGAATCCCACGGCAGCCAACAACGCAAGAACCAGATCTCGCCAGCTTTGGCGATGATGTGCATGCAATGATAGCACGGTTGCTTACAGATGATCAGAATTTCAGAGTGATTCCAATTATGGGTATGCAAGGCATTGGAAAGACAACCCTAGCAAATTTGATCTTTAACCATAAAGCTGTTGTGGATCATTTCCCCTTTGCTGCTTGGAGGTCAGATGGCTATCGATTTCAGCTACGTAACAAGGGAGAATTGTTGCAGTCCGGTCGAAGTCAATGCAGAGTGTGGAGTAATCAATACGAGATGCAACGGTTGATACCTTTCTTGATTAATGACAGGTCTCTGATAGTTGTCGATAATTGGAATTTCTTGGTAGACGACCTAGAAATGCTTCCAGATGCATTAAATGGCAGTAGAATTATTTTGACCACTTGCGAAACAAAGCTACCTCCAAATCTCAAAATGAAGAGTGATCCTCACCCACTGCGGTTACGGACAAATGAGGAGAGTTGGGCATTGTTTACCCATGCTTTGAAATTTAGCCTACCCCCAGAATTGCTAAAGCTGGAAGACCAAATTGCAAAAAGATGTGGGGGACTGCCACTGCTGATTGTAAAATTGGCGGAAGCACTCTCACATAAGGATGCAACCATTGAGGAGTGGTCCACTGCACTTCAACAATTTCATCATGACCAACAGCAACTCTGGCCCAATACCCTCTACAAGATCCATAAGGATTTGTCCTTGTACATGAGGAGATGTCTATTTTATTTCACTCTATTTCCTCAAGATTTTGATATTCCGGCAAGAAGATTGATAACATTGTGGGTTGCAGAGGACTTGGTACAGCCAGAGGGCGAGAATGAAACTCCAGAAAATGTTGGAGAAAGGTGCTTGAATTTCTTGATAGCCCAGGGAATGGTTCAAGTGACAAAGAAGAAGCTTAATGGGAATGTTAAAATGGTGCGATTGCCAGATCCCCTAAGACAATATTGGTCATCCAAAGCTCAACAAGCCACATTTCTTGGAGTTCATACTAACACAAGATCTGACTTGTTCCTAGGCACCAATAAGATCCTTCGTCTGGTTGATCATCTTGACAAAGAAGATATCAGCTTTAACCATATTCATG aaagcaaaccagGAGAAGAAGTGGGAAACTTTCTTCGTCAAAGCATATCCAGTGGTTGCTTCCTAGTACTGCTCGTGCTTGATCTTGAAAATGTATTCAGACCAAAGTTACCTGAGGCAATGGGCAAACTAACTCGACTAAGGTACCTTGGCTTAAGATCTACATTCCTCGAGATACTTCCATCTTCTATAAGCAAGTTGCAGAATGTTCAAACACTGGACATGAAGCATACTTGCATCAACGCTCTTCCTTATTCAATCTGGAAGCTACAACAATTGCGACACTTACACTTGAGTGAGAGTTGTCGAAGTAAACTTATGCTTCAACATGATACAAATATTCCTACTATCCTCCAAACATTGTGTGGGCTTCTTGTAGATGAGGAGACTCCCGTAAGAGATGGCCTAGACAGGTTACTCGATATTAGGAAATTGGGATTGACAGTATCATCTAAACAAGAGGCAATAACATTGCAACTGCAGGCAGTAGTTGACTGGGTTCTAAAACTGAACCAACTCCGGTCTTTAAGGCTCAAATCTATTGATGAAAGCAATCAGCCATGGGATCTAGAGTTGAAGCCTTTAGTAAGCCTTGTGAATCTTTCTTACATTTACTTACTTGGACGGTTAAGGAATCCATCCATTATGTCCCAATTCCCATACAGCCTCATCGACCTCACCTTATCAGGGTCAGGACTTGTAGAAGATCCAATACAGTCACTGGATAAGCTTCCCAACCTTAGAAGTCTTAAATTGCTTGCCAAATCTTATTTAGGGAAGAACATGCTTTGCTCTTTAGGAGGCTTTCCTCAGCTTCGAGTTCTTAAACTATGGAAGTTAGAGCAACTGGAGGAATGGAATGTAGAGAAAGGAGCACTACGAGCTGTTCGAGATTTGGAGATTAGGTTCTGCAGAAGTCTGAAAATTCTTCCTGCAGAATTGCTACATAAAACTctcttgaaaattgaaattatatccGCCCAGTAA
- the LOC117911005 gene encoding putative disease resistance RPP13-like protein 2: MAEGRNEEAKEMQHRNSPLKMNETINWAEVHDTRDLAKIVLSRVIEKLYVVRIQEPAVLVGVEDVQWIRRKLTRVRVKPEYSPEELMDVAYDLEDVIDDLILTSAGKQRRIGNWESCLLIVRIHKKLELIKYKKLQYRLPIIIAAGANHDNYSEEMVWSDIFLLHDQNVANTIVSPVEQKVSALLAQEVIHPHTKKKFMRVLDKFRSLNDFLTGLQYVELDACGMVWMEELSHVALSAVTAIEDFNNKKEFTKRSWMRPSRGFLFAFGKLKSEDKLDMEMDKIYAKIQNLSMHRPTEFSRQSQSRDTESTLRISPQPTTQEPNLSSFDDDVHAMVKRLLTDDKSFRAVPIMGMEGIGKTTLAKLIFNNKDVLNHFPFGVWTSDGYEFQLRDKEKLMDSNLSQLGDVWNYHVELQRLKAFLIDKRSLIVLDDTHIPFLDHVLTILAETSNGSRMILTTHKISLPPNFRTTSDPHLLRLQEDEESWALFTHALKKSIPPELLKLKDKIVRRCGGLPLLIVKLAEALSHKDATIEGWSTVLQQFHHDQQQLWSNTLYKIHKNLSLYMRRCLFYFTLFPKDFDIPARRLIALWVAEDLIQPEGENETPENVAERCLHMLIAQGMVQVTKKKLNGNVKMVQLPEALRQYWLSKAQQATFLGIHTDTRSELSLGTSRTRRLVDHLDKEDVSFDHIHGDYNTTSTSFPPYYEDVLSFMSFDTRKESKPGEDVGNFLHQSISSGCFLVLLVLDLENVFRPKLPEAIGKLTRLRYFGLRSTFLEILPSSISKLQNVQTLDMKHTSINTLPDLIWKLQQLRHLYLSESYRSKLMLGQGTNFPTILRTLCGLFVDEETSVRDGLDRLLNIRKLGLTMSSKQEAMSLQLQAVVDWVLKQKQLRSLRLKSIDQNNQPWDLELKPLVSLVNLSYIYLLGQLKNPSIMSQFPTASSTSPYQLQDL; the protein is encoded by the coding sequence ATGGCAGAAGGTAGAAATGAAGAAGCTAAGGAGATGCAGCATAGAAACTCTCCGTTGAAAATGAACGAAACAATAAATTGGGCGGAGGTACACGACACACGAGATTTGGCGAAGATCGTCTTGTCGAGGGTCATAGAGAAACTCTATGTTGTGCGGATTCAAGAGCCGGCAGTTTTGGTTGGAGTTGAAGATGTCCAGTGGATCCGAAGGAAGTTGACGCGTGTTCGGGTTAAACCTGAATATTCCCCTGAGGAATTAATGGACGTTGCCTATGATTTGGAAGATGTGATTGATGACCTTATACTCACGTCAGCCGGAAAGCAAAGGAGAATAGGAAATTGGGAGAGTTGCCTTTTGATAGTCAGAATTCATAAGAAGCTGGAATTGATAAAGTATAAGAAGCTGCAATATCGTCTCCCGATCATAATAGCAGCAGGTGCCAACCATGATAATTACTCTGAAGAAATGGTCTGGTCAGACATCTTCCTATTACACGATCAGAATGTTGCAAACACAATTGTTTCCCCAGTGGAACAGAAGGTATCAGCTCTGCTAGCTCAGGAGGTAATTCATCCCCATACTAAGAAGAAATTCATGCGGGTGCTAGACAAATTCAGGTCTCTGAATGATTTTCTGACAGGCTTACAATATGTGGAATTAGACGCTTGCGGAATGGTTTGGATGGAGGAGTTGTCCCATGTTGCCCTGTCTGCTGTGACTGCCATTGAGGACttcaacaataaaaaagaattcACAAAAAGGAGCTGGATGAGACCTTCAAGGggatttctttttgcttttggcAAATTGAAATCTGAGGATAAGCTTGATATGGAGATGGACAAAATATATGCTAAGATCCAGAACCTCTCTATGCATAGGCCAACAGAATTCAGTAGACAAAGTCAAAGTAGGGACACAGAGTCCACCCTGCGAATCTCACCACAGCCAACAACGCAAGAACCTAATCTCTCCAGCTTCGATGATGATGTACATGCGATGGTAAAACGGTTGCTTACAGATGACAAGAGTTTCAGAGCGGTTCCAATTATGGGTATGGAAGGCATTGGAAAGACAACCCTTGCAAAGTTGATCTTTAACAATAAAGATGTTCTaaaccattttccttttggTGTTTGGACGTCTGATGGCTATGAATTTCAGCTACGTGACAAGGAGAAATTGATGGACTCCAACCTAAGTCAACTAGGAGATGTGTGGAATTATCATGTTGAGTTACAACGGCTGAAAGCTTTCTTAATTGATAAAAGGTCTCTTATAGTTCTGGATGATACTCATATCCCATTCTTAGACCATGTGTTAACAATACTTGCAGAAACATCAAACGGAAGTAGGATGATTTTGACTACTCATAAAATCAGTTTACCACCAAATTTCCGAACGACGAGTGATCCTCACCTACTGCGATTACAAGAAGATGAGGAGAGTTGGGCATTGTTTACCCATGCTTTGAAAAAGAGCATACCCCCGGAATTGCTAAAGCTGAAAGACAAAATCGTAAGAAGATGTGGGGGTCTGCCACTGCTGATTGTAAAATTGGCAGAAGCACTCTCACACAAGGATGCAACCATTGAAGGGTGGTCCACCGTACTTCAACAATTTCATCATGACCAACAACAACTTTGGTCCAACACCCTCTATAAGATCCATAAGAATTTGTCCTTGTACATGAGGAGATGtctattttatttcactttatttccTAAGGATTTTGATATTCCAGCAAGAAGATTGATAGCACTGTGGGTTGCAGAGGATTTGATCCAGCCAGAGGGCGAGAATGAAACTCCAGAAAACGTTGCAGAGAGGTGTCTGCATATGTTGATAGCCCAGGGAATGGTTCAAGTGACAAAGAAGAAGCTTAATGGGAATGTTAAAATGGTGCAATTGCCGGAGGCCCTAAGACAATATTGGTTATCCAAAGCTCAACAAGCCACATTTCTTGGAATTCATACTGACACAAGATCTGAGTTGTCCCTAGGCACCAGCAGGACCCGTCGTCTTGTTGATCATCTTGACAAAGAAGATGTAAGCTTTGATCATATTCATGGTGATTACAACACAACTTCTACTTCTTTTCCACCTTACTATGAAGATGTGCTTTCTTTTATGTCCTTTGATACTCgaaaagaaagcaaaccagGAGAAGACGTAGGAAACTTTCTTCATCAAAGCATATCCAGTGGTTGCTTCCTAGTACTGCTCGTGCTTGATCTTGAAAATGTATTCAGACCGAAGTTACCTGAGGCAATTGGCAAACTAACTCGACTAAGGTACTTTGGATTAAGATCTACATTTCTCGAGATACTCCCATCATCTATAAGCAAGTTGCAGAATGTTCAAACACTGGACATGAAGCATACTAGCATCAACACTCTGCCTGATTTAATCTGGAAGCTACAACAATTGCGGCACTTATACTTGAGTGAGAGCTACCGAAGTAAACTTATGCTTGGACAGGGTACCAATTTTCCTACAATCCTCCGGACTTTGTGTGGGCTATTTGTAGATGAGGAGACCTCGGTAAGAGATGGCCTAGACAGGTTACTCAATATTAGGAAATTGGGATTAACAATGTCATCTAAACAAGAGGCAATGTCATTGCAACTGCAGGCAGTAGTTGACTGGGTTCTAAAACAGAAACAACTCCGGTCTTTAAGGCTCAAATCTATTGATCAAAACAATCAGCCATGGGATCTAGAATTGAAGCCTTTAGTAAGCCTTGTGAATCTTTCTTACATTTACTTGCTCGGACAGTTAAAGAATCCATCTATTATGTCCCAATTCCCTACAGCCTCATCGACCTCACCTTATCAGCTTCAGGACTTGTAG
- the LOC117909908 gene encoding probable disease resistance RPP8-like protein 2, producing MKWLLSFVGGMVAYSFLKMLAEYSKRKQREEAWRMMAEGRNEEAKEMRHRNSTMKMNDTPDWDTIDWAEVDDSKDLLKIVLSRVIEKLCVVWIQEPAVFVGVEEEVQWIQRELMHARLKYSYVPEQLMDVVYDFEDVIDDLILRSAAKQRRIGNWERCLLLIRIHMKLELIKSKIPALPHLPRCIQLESADPSNYSIEEIVWSDIFLIHGQSVANTVVSPVEEKVSALVAQEAINPYTKKKAMRVLDKLRSLNGFLKGLESVELDDGGMVWMEELSHVCLSAVVAIEDFINRTQQLTKRSWMGPSNGFLSAFGKFKSQDKLAVEMDKIYAKIQNLSIHRPTAVNPQGQSRNPKSTLGSTARIPRQPTTQEPDLASFGDDVHAMIARLLTDDQNFRVIPIMGMQGIGKTTLANLIFNHKAVVDHFPFAAWRSDGYRFQVRNKGELLQSGRSQCRVWSNQYEMQRLIPFLINDRSLIVLDDSHLLYDMLEVLPDTLNGSRMILTTCETRLPPNLKMKSDPHQLRLRTDEESWALFTHALKFSIPPELLKLKDEIAKRCGGLPLLIVKLGEALSHKDATIEEWSTALQQFHHDQQQLWPNTIYKIHKDLSLYMRRCLFYFTLFPQDFDIPARRLITLWVAEDLVQPEGENETPEDVAERCLHFLIAQGMVQVTKKKLNGNVKMVRLPDALRQYWSSKAQQATFLGVHTNTRSELSLGTNKIRRLVDHLDKEDISFDHIHGNHNRTSSTSLTPCYKDALSFLSFDTRKESKPGEEVGNFLHQSISSGGFLVLLVLDLENVFRPKLPEAIGKLTRLRYLGLRSTFLEILPSSISKLQNVQTLDLKHTCINALPHSIWKLQQLRHLHLSESCRSKLMLQHDTNIPTILQTLCGLLVDEETPVRDGLDRLLDIRKLGLTVSSKQEAITLQLQAVVDWVLKLNQLRSLRLKSIDESNQPWDLELKPLVSLVNLSYIYLLGRLRNPSIMSQFPYSLIDLTLSGSGLVEDPMQSLDKLPNLRSLKLLAKSYLGKNMLCSLGGFPQLRVLKLWKLEQLEEWNVEKGALQALRDLEIRFCRSLKILPAELLHRTLLKIEIISAQV from the exons ATGAAATGGCTATTGAGTTTCGTCGGGGGCATGGTCGCCTACAGCTTCCT AAAAATGCTGGCTGAATATTCTAAAAGGAAGCAAAGGGAGGAGGCGTGGAGGATGATGGCAGAGGGTAGAAATGAAGAAGCTAAGGAGATGCGGCATAGAAACTCTACCATGAAGATGAACGACACACCAGACTGGGACACTATAGATTGGGCGGAGGTAGATGACTCAAAAGATTTGTTGAAGATAGTCTTGTCGAGGGTCATAGAGAAACTCTGtgttgtgtggattcaagaaccAGCAGTTTTCGTTGGAGTCGAAGAAGAGGTCCAATGGATCCAAAGAGAGTTGATGCACGCTCGGCTAAAATATAGTTATGTCCCAGAGCAATTAATGGATGTTGTCTATGATTTTGAAGATGTGATTGATGACCTTATACTCAGATCAGCCGCAAAGCAAAGGAGAATAGGAAACTGGGAGAGGTGCCTTTTGTTAATAAGAATTCACATGAAGCTAGAATTGATCAAGTCTAAGATCCCTGCTCTTCCTCATCTCCCACGTTGTATCCAATTAGAAAGTGCCGACCCCTCTAACTACAGTATTGAAGAAATAGTCTGGTCAGACATCTTCTTGATACATGGTCAGAGTGTGGCAAACACTGTTGTTTCCCCAGTGGAAGAGAAGGTATCAGCTCTGGTAGCTCAGGAGGCAATTAATCCCTATACCAAGAAGAAGGCCATGCGGGTACTAGACAAACTCAGGTCTCTGAATGGTTTTCTCAAAGGCTTAGAATCAGTAGAATTAGATGATGGTGGAATGGTTTGGATGGAGGAGCTGTCCCATGTTTGCCTGTCTGCTGTGGTAGCCATTGAGGACTTCATCAACAGAACACAACAGCTCACGAAAAGAAGTTGGATGGGACCTTCCAATGGATTTCTTTCGGCTTTTGGAAAATTCAAATCTCAGGATAAGCTTGCTGTGGAGATGGACAAAATATATGCCAAGATCCAAAACCTCTCTATCCACCGGCCAACAGCAGTCAACCCACAAGGTCAAAGTAGGAACCCAAAGTCTACCTTGGGTTCTACCGCCCGAATCCCACGACAGCCAACAACGCAAGAACCTGATCTCGCCAGCTTTGGTGATGATGTGCATGCAATGATAGCACGGTTGCTTACAGATGATCAGAATTTCAGAGTGATTCCAATTATGGGTATGCAAGGCATTGGAAAGACAACCCTAGCAAATTTGATCTTTAACCATAAAGCTGTTGTGGATCATTTCCCCTTCGCTGCTTGGAGGTCCGATGGCTATCGATTTCAGGTACGTAACAAGGGAGAATTGTTGCAGTCCGGTCGAAGTCAATGCAGAGTGTGGAGTAATCAATACGAGATGCAACGGTTGATACCTTTCTTGATTAATGACAGGTCTCTCATAGTTCTAGATGATTCGCATCTCTTATACGACATGCTAGAAGTGCTTCCAGATACATTAAATGGCAGTAGAATGATTTTGACTACTTGCGAAACAAGGCTACCTCCAAATCTCAAAATGAAGAGTGATCCTCACCAACTGCGGTTACGGACAGATGAGGAGAGTTGGGCATTGTTTACCCATGCTTTGAAATTTAGCATACCCCCAGAATTGCTAAAGCTGAAAGACGAAATTGCAAAAAGATGTGGGGGGCTGCCACTGCTGATTGTAAAATTGGGGGAAGCACTCTCACACAAGGATGCAACCATTGAGGAGTGGTCCACTGCACTTCAACAATTTCATCATGACCAACAGCAACTTTGGCCCAATACCATCTACAAGATCCATAAGGATTTGTCCTTGTACATGAGGAGATGTCTATTTTATTTCACTCTATTTCCTCAAGATTTTGATATTCCGGCAAGAAGATTGATAACATTGTGGGTTGCAGAGGACTTGGTACAGCCAGAGGGCGAGAATGAAACTCCAGAAGATGTTGCAGAAAGGTGTTTGCATTTCTTGATAGCCCAGGGAATGGTTCAAGTGACAAAGAAGAAGCTTAATGGGAATGTTAAAATGGTGCGATTGCCCGATGCCCTAAGACAATATTGGTCATCCAAAGCTCAACAAGCCACATTTCTTGGAGTTCATACTAACACAAGATCTGAGTTGTCCCTAGGCACCAATAAGATCCGTCGTCTGGTTGATCATCTTGATAAAGAAGATATCAGCTTTGATCATATTCATGGTAATCACAACAGAACTTCTAGTACTTCTTTGACACCTTGCTACAAAGACGCACTTTCTTTTCTGTCCTTTGATACTCgaaaagaaagcaaaccagGAGAAGAAGTGGGAAACTTTCTTCATCAAAGCATATCCAGTGGTGGCTTCCTAGTGCTGCTCGTGCTTGATCTCGAAAATGTATTCAGACCAAAGTTACCTGAGGCAATTGGCAAACTAACTCGACTAAGGTACCTTGGCTTAAGATCTACATTCCTCGAGATACTTCCATCATCTATAAGCAAGTTGCAGAATGTTCAAACACTGGACTTGAAGCATACTTGCATCAACGCTCTTCCTCATTCAATCTGGAAGCTACAACAATTGCGACACTTACACTTGAGTGAGAGTTGTCGAAGTAAACTTATGCTTCAACATGATACAAATATTCCTACTATCCTCCAAACATTGTGTGGGCTTCTTGTAGATGAGGAGACTCCCGTAAGAGATGGCCTAGACAGGTTACTCGATATTAGGAAATTGGGATTGACAGTATCATCTAAACAAGAGGCAATAACATTGCAACTGCAGGCAGTAGTTGACTGGGTTCTAAAACTGAACCAACTCCGGTCTTTAAGGCTCAAATCTATTGATGAAAGCAATCAGCCATGGGATCTAGAGTTGAAGCCTTTAGTAAGCCTTGTGAATCTTTCTTACATTTACTTGCTCGGACGGTTAAGGAATCCATCCATTATGTCCCAATTCCCATACAGCCTCATCGACCTCACCTTATCAGGGTCAGGACTTGTAGAAGATCCAATGCAGTCACTGGATAAGCTTCCCAACCTTAGAAGTCTTAAATTGCTTGCCAAATCTTATTTAGGGAAGAACATGCTTTGCTCTTTAGGAGGCTTTCCTCAGCTTCGAGTTCTTAAACTATGGAAGTTAGAGCAATTGGAGGAATGGAATGTAGAGAAAGGAGCACTACAAGCTCTCCGAGATTTGGAGATTAGGTTCTGCAGAAGTCTGAAAATTCTTCCTGCAGAATTGCTACATAGAACTctgttgaaaattgaaattatatctGCCCA ggTGTGA